The following nucleotide sequence is from Microbacterium arborescens.
CTTGTCGTCGTCTTCCAGGCGGTAGTAGGCCTCGTTGTCGATGCCGCGCATCGACAGGGTCGGCCCCATGTGGTTGCCCTCGGCGGTGTGGTTGTAGACGACGTCGAGGATGACCTCGATACCGGCCGCATGCAGCGCCTTGACCATCGCCTTGAACTCCTGCACCTGCTGACCATGGTCACCCGTGGCCGAGTAGGTGTTCTGGGGCGCGAAGAACGCGATGGTGTTGTAGCCCCAGTAGTTCGACAGCCCCTTCTCCTGCAGCGTGGAGTCGTTGACGAACTGGTGCACCGGCATCAGCTCGATCGCCGTGATTCCGATCTTCTTGAGGTGCTCGATGACGGCAGGGTGCGCGAGCCCGGCGTACGTTCCGCGGATGTCCTCGGGGATGTCGGGATGCAGCTGGGTCAGGCCCTTGACGTGCGCCTCGTAGATCACGCTCTCGGCGTACGGGATCTTCGGCTGACGGTCGCCCGCCCAGTCGAAGAACGGGTTGACGACGACACCCTTCATCATGTGCGCGGCCGAGTCCTCGTCGTTGAACGAGTCGGGCTCGCCGAAGTTGTAGCCGAAGACCGGCTGCCCCCAATCGATCTGACCCTCGACGGCCTTGGCGTACGGGTCGAGCAGCAGCTTGCTCGGGTTGAACCGCTTGCCGTCGGCCGGGTCGTTCGGACCATGCACGCGATATCCGTAGCGCTGACCCGGCTGCACGTTGGGCAGATAGGCGTGCCAGACGAAGGCGTCGACGTCACGCAGCTCGACGCACGTCTCGGTGCCGTCCTCATCGAAGAGGCACAGCTCCACCTTGTCGGCTCCTTCGCTGAAGAGAGCGAAGTTCGTTCCGTTACCGTCGTACGTCGCTCCGAGCGGATACGCGGAACCCGGCCATGCCTGCATGTGTTCTCCCCTGTTCGTGAGGCTCACACTACTCAGCCGGAATCACACGACCCGGTGCCCTTGACAAGTGCGCACATCCGGTCGACTCGCCCACAAGATGCGGATGCACGGGGCTTCGGATCCGCAGACCCTGGCGAGTGGAACGTCCCGCTGGGGGTCAGCGCTCGCCGCGGTCGGTGCCGAAGAACAAGGGGTCGGAGGGAGATTCCCGGTCGGGGAGATACCCCTCAGACAGGGGGCCCTTGCCGAACAGCATCCGGCTGAGCTCGAACTTGTCGCCGGGCTTGCACGGCGACGTGGCGGTGACGACGACGTTCCCGTTGTCGACCAGCGTCACCGTCAGCAGGGAGTAGACGCCCTGCTCGCGGACGATCACGTCCGTAGACGCGACCTCGCCCGAATCGAGATCGATGCCGTCGATCTCGAAGCCTTCGGACACCAGGTGCTGCGCGACGGCCTCGCGCTTGCCGGAGACCCCTGCCGGGTCGATCGTGGTCGTGCGCGTCAGGTCGAACTTCCAGCCGTCGCCGCACCCGACACCGGATGGCGTCATCCCGTACGTCCGCACCTCCCACGGCCCGTCATTGATGACGGCCAGCACGCCGTTAGTCGTCTCGCGGAAATCGAAGTAGAGGCTCTCCGCCTCCTGGTACAGCTCGTCGCCCGTCGGTTGCGCCACTGTCGCTTCACATCCCGTCAGGACGATGGCCGCCGCGGCAACCATCGTCGCTCCGACCAGTTTTTTCCGCCAGATCACTGCAGCACCTCGCCATTGGCCACGATGTTGTCAATGTGTCGGCCGTGCTCGGACCTCCCCTATCGCCGATCACTCAGCGGTGCGGATCCGGGCACATCCGCACCCGCACCGCTGAAGGTCGAACCGGCGTCAGCTGCCGGCGAGCTGCTGGTCGAGGTCCTGGATCGCGCGCATCATGCCCAGCAGCGACTCGGACATGTCGTTGATGCCATCGACCGCGTTCTTCAGACCCGTCGTCAGCTCCGAGTAGCCCTCACCGAACTTGCCCGACGCGTGCTGCGTCTTGAAGTCGTCGCCCAGCAGCGTGTCCACCTGCGACTTCAGGGTGTCCAGCTGACCCTGAATGTCATCACGAGCCTGCGCCAGCGAACTCGCAACCTGCTCCATCTCGCCATAAGACGCACCGAAATCAGCCATGACGGCCCTCCTGAAAGTAGATGTCCCGACCCCCCTCCGGAGCCGACACCCAAAACCTATCGGCACCGATCACCCGAGGTCGATGGGGAGAACTCCCCACCCGGTTGAACCGACCGGACATCGGAGCACCGACTCGCAGACACCGTTCGGGTCTCGCGCAGGATGCCGCGCTGGCGATCAGGCTTTGCGCGGGGCGAAGCGCGCGCCGAGCATACCGGGCGGTGTCTGCCGGGCCTCGGCGGCCACGGACTCCGGGATGCGGCCGGCGGTCTCGAGCTCATCGATGGCGTCGCCGATGTCGGCCAGGATGCGGGCGCGGGTGTCGTCGTCGAGCGCCGACACGGCGGCTGCCAGCTGATCCACCGTTCGCTTCCAGCGCTCCGATCCGTCGGTCGGCTTCCGCCGGAAGACCGCGAAGTACAGCGCACCCACGACGAGATCGAGCATGATGAACCCCAACCCCCAGGCACCTGTCGCCTGGCTCTGGAGCACGGCAAGTATCGACACGACCGACGCGGCACCGGCAGCCAGCACATGAACCCATCCGATCGCGTGCGCGGACCCGGCGTCGACACGACCGGCATCACGACCGCTTGTCACGAGGCCGGCGCCGGCGACGACTGCGCCGGCCGCGAAGGCGATCCCCGCGGCGCCGACAGCCGCTGCATCCGCTCGTCCGAACACCCAGCCGAGCAACATCGCGGCGCCGACGACGGGTGCGCCGAGCCCGACGAGGTTCCAGACCAGCAGAAGCACCGCCACCACCGGGTTCCGCCCGGACTGGGCGGCGAGCTCGCGAAAGACCGTCGTCGGCGCGAACAGAGCGATGACCCGTCGCACCGCGGGCGCTTCCTGCCACGCACGCGCCTCGAGACGCCACCAGTCGATCGGCTCCCACGTGCGCCGCGTGGCCGCGTACCGCGCCGCCGGACCCGTCGTCACGATGCCCACTCCGGCCAGCTTCGCCCCTCGAGATCGGGGGGCGAAGCGAGTCTTTCCGGCTCGAACGCCGCAGACCGTGCGCCGTCGACACCCTCGATGCGCACAGTCGAGAGGAACACCTCGGTCAACGCGGCCGTCGCCGTCACCGCGGGAGCCGCGACCGGGGTGATGTCGACACGAATCCCGCGACCGGGCGGCACGAAGAGCCAGCGCACCGCCCCGAGTGCGGGGTCCGCGCTCACCAGAACGGTCGACGATGCTCCCCGCCCGATGGGAAGCTCGGGGGTCACGCGAACCTGGGGAGGCAGAAGGGCGGCGGGACGGACGAAGGCCTCGACCTCCTGCGGTGTCGGCTCGAGGTCGCTGACGGCAACGCGCACCGCGGTCCAGACCCGCCACGACGGTACGTACAGCAGCACGCCGGCCGCCCCCTCGCCCGAGATCTTCGCCTGTGCGCGCGCCGCGAACTCGACGGCGAGATCTGATCGCACGGCGTCGGCGCCGTGTCTGCTCGCGGTGTCGGCAACGGCCCCGCGAGCCCAGTCCCAGCGTGCGGCGTCATCCATCTCGTCGCTGGGCAACGCGACGACGAATTCCGGATCGTCGACGTGGCGGATGGCGATCATGAGCGAACCCACGCGAACGTGGCGACCGATGCGTCGATCATGTCGACCCAGTCTGCGATGCGCGCATCGGTCTCCGAGTCGCGTTCGACCGGCTGCACGATCGTGGCCGTCAGTTGAAGCGCACTCGATCTTCCGGTGCCCGGGATCGGCGTGATGTAGACGAGCGTCCGCGTATCGGCCTCATCGCCATCGATCCGTGCCCGCTTGCGGTGCTCCCACCGAAGAAAATGGCGGCTCCCGCCGAGAGGTCGCGCGCCGTGGTGCTCGATCGCCTCGGCCACGCGCGCATCGAGCGGAGCCGATGGTGAAGAGCGCTGCAACGAGCCGAGGATCGTGACAGGTGCCAGCAGACCGGTGGGAGTGTCGGATCCCGGCATGATCATGAACCGCGCCCCCTGCGCGCGGGCCGAGGAGAACGCCTCGGTGACGAGGGGGCCCAACCGAGCGAACAGAACGGGCTGGTGGGCGGCCATGAGTCGCTCGCGCGCGCGGGCGACGAGCTGCTGCTCGACCTCCGGCGCCATTTCATGCAACTCCCACCCCGGCGGCCCCATCATGCGGAACGCGGGGATAGACGCCACGCGGCCGAGCATCTCGTCGCGCAACGACATCATGAGATCACCCTGCCACAGCCGAGCGGCATCGTTCCGGCTGGACTCACCACCGAAGATCCGCGAGGTTCAGGAACGAGCCGGCGCCGACGTCGATGATGTTCTCGCCGTAGCTGAAGATGTTGGCGACGCTGCCGACGAAGGTCCCCGCCGCATCCGTCGCGTAGGCGGCCTGCTGCGGCATCGTGCCGAGCTCGCCG
It contains:
- a CDS encoding WXG100 family type VII secretion target — protein: MADFGASYGEMEQVASSLAQARDDIQGQLDTLKSQVDTLLGDDFKTQHASGKFGEGYSELTTGLKNAVDGINDMSESLLGMMRAIQDLDQQLAGS